The following are from one region of the Carnobacterium gallinarum DSM 4847 genome:
- the mutY gene encoding A/G-specific adenine glycosylase, producing the protein MTTNKKVNEINKLDVTMWQPQKIEEFRSTFLSWYDLEKRTLPWRENNNPYRIWVSEIMLQQTRVDTVIPYYLNFMKLFPKISDLAAADEDVLLKAWEGLGYYSRVRNLQKAAIQIVSEFDGEMPQNPTDIASLKGIGPYTTGAISSMAFQLPIPAVDGNVMRVVSRLFEISEDIAKPASRKIFEAVMTEIIDPHKPGDFNQAMMDLGSSICTPTTPTCNLCPINQFCAAFESGKMLEYPVKSKKKKAKPVYYAGAIIQNESGEFLLEKRPSEGLLANMWTFPLLTEESLIKDIPLKIGTLNAAMPQEFEDGVLKNLSSEVKTSYSIEPIWLKKPFAEVIHLFSHLKWYIAIYYGKMSNEMLTELPENCLWVHPSDFSNYTFPGPQQKMWQKYLTKFDK; encoded by the coding sequence ATGACAACTAATAAGAAGGTAAATGAAATAAATAAGTTAGATGTAACAATGTGGCAACCACAAAAAATCGAAGAATTTAGAAGTACCTTCTTAAGTTGGTATGATTTAGAAAAAAGAACATTACCATGGCGTGAAAATAATAACCCTTATCGAATTTGGGTTTCTGAAATTATGTTGCAACAAACAAGAGTTGATACGGTGATCCCATACTATCTTAATTTTATGAAGCTTTTCCCAAAAATTAGTGATTTAGCAGCAGCTGATGAAGATGTTTTATTAAAAGCTTGGGAAGGGCTAGGCTATTATTCTAGAGTGCGTAATTTACAAAAAGCGGCGATTCAGATTGTGAGTGAATTTGATGGTGAAATGCCACAAAATCCTACTGATATTGCTTCACTAAAAGGAATTGGTCCTTATACAACTGGAGCGATTTCTAGTATGGCTTTTCAGCTTCCAATTCCAGCAGTGGATGGAAATGTGATGCGCGTGGTTAGTCGCTTATTTGAGATTAGTGAAGACATTGCTAAACCAGCATCAAGAAAGATCTTTGAAGCCGTAATGACTGAAATTATTGATCCACATAAACCTGGTGACTTTAATCAAGCTATGATGGATCTAGGTTCTAGTATTTGCACGCCAACAACTCCAACTTGTAATTTATGTCCGATTAATCAGTTTTGTGCAGCTTTTGAATCAGGAAAAATGCTTGAATATCCTGTGAAAAGTAAAAAGAAGAAGGCGAAGCCTGTTTATTATGCCGGAGCGATTATTCAAAATGAGTCAGGTGAATTTTTACTGGAAAAACGCCCATCAGAAGGGTTACTTGCTAATATGTGGACGTTCCCTTTGCTTACAGAGGAGTCTTTGATTAAGGATATCCCCTTAAAAATAGGAACCTTGAATGCAGCAATGCCTCAAGAGTTTGAAGATGGTGTACTGAAGAATTTATCTTCTGAAGTAAAAACAAGTTACTCTATTGAACCAATTTGGTTAAAAAAACCTTTTGCAGAGGTTATTCATTTGTTTAGCCATCTAAAATGGTATATCGCTATCTATTATGGAAAAATGTCCAATGAAATGCTCACGGAATTACCAGAAAATTGTCTTTGGGTGCATCCAAGTGACTTTTCAAATTATACTTTTCCAGGACCTCAACAAAAAATGTGGCAGAAATACTTGACTAAATTCGATAAATAA
- the recX gene encoding recombination regulator RecX codes for MPKEIKLEQFISKEDTTFPVITKIEVQKKAKERYNIYLNGEYAFPVDEAILVHYVLHKGMEISPEFRKELEEQDGFRKAYNRALNYLNYGLRSEKEVRDDLVKHEISLTTAQTVIDKLKEQNYINDLTYAESYTRTGANLGGKGPRVITQELKRRGLTDEVIANGLEQYPCDQMLENGIELAEKVLKRTARSSSRETKNKIQQNLMQKGFSSDLIQEVLQSIDTEKDEEDEYNALQDQGEKLWRKNSRLEPFKQIQKVKTSLFQKGFPSDLISQFITEKEMEEEDE; via the coding sequence ATGCCTAAAGAGATTAAACTAGAACAATTTATCTCAAAAGAGGACACCACATTTCCAGTTATTACTAAGATTGAAGTTCAAAAAAAAGCTAAAGAACGCTACAATATTTATTTAAATGGAGAGTATGCATTTCCAGTTGATGAAGCGATTCTGGTTCATTATGTATTGCATAAAGGAATGGAGATTTCACCTGAATTTCGGAAAGAATTAGAAGAGCAAGATGGATTTCGCAAGGCCTATAACCGTGCTTTGAATTATTTAAACTATGGACTACGCTCTGAAAAAGAAGTCCGAGATGATTTAGTTAAGCATGAAATTTCACTAACGACAGCACAAACTGTGATTGATAAACTAAAAGAACAAAATTATATCAACGACCTAACTTATGCTGAAAGTTATACCCGAACAGGTGCTAATCTTGGCGGTAAGGGACCCAGAGTCATTACTCAAGAGCTTAAGCGTCGTGGCTTAACGGATGAAGTAATTGCCAACGGCTTGGAACAGTATCCATGCGATCAAATGCTAGAAAATGGTATTGAGTTGGCCGAAAAGGTCTTAAAAAGAACTGCTCGTAGCTCTTCAAGAGAGACTAAAAATAAAATTCAGCAAAATTTGATGCAAAAAGGTTTTTCCAGTGATCTTATTCAAGAAGTTTTGCAATCAATTGACACAGAAAAAGACGAGGAAGATGAATACAACGCCTTACAAGATCAAGGAGAGAAGCTGTGGCGTAAAAATAGCCGTTTAGAGCCTTTTAAACAAATCCAAAAGGTCAAGACTAGTTTATTTCAAAAAGGCTTTCCCAGCGATTTGATTAGCCAATTTATTACAGAAAAAGAGATGGAAGAAGAGGACGAATGA
- a CDS encoding helix-turn-helix domain-containing protein, which translates to MKYFLDKLQTRKINLIKLVKNNYPNSTISRISKELNCSSQTLITTIDSLAEDIESFEITTVKIYVVGKFVKAEFNANFSLDSLTHEYLKKSFEYRVILDCYFNRTKSTSEYARDFFLSQASTYRKINDVKEVLANFNLELQQSGNLQIIGKEKLIRYFYYSFFWETRSSANWPFEFDKDLVNEIHYSFISNKFLEENRLINDNKLELWYAIILTRIAAGNYIETISEIQQLGMTASIYQENKEKMQDFFKELSPEISLKKCQAEVDFCFSITLVNMHYLTYDPQMDGLLESIAKKDQIYKTASYQFTEDLDNYLSKSLEGGPLFVLLANLFSVHLYCFLFDGNLSPFVDQLEIQSFDRIYPSFYKMLSKTYVEFISHKEFAEIYHNKELLFQSYMLILFISVDVQNYTEPIYVYLYSSHSRLLEFLLKKELKKMGQYYLIFVNEVTENTDLILADTFNIPFNLIQERTLIWDSVPSDSDWANLRSKLSEIKKKKEFSRLG; encoded by the coding sequence ATGAAATATTTTTTAGATAAACTACAAACTAGAAAAATTAATTTAATTAAATTAGTCAAAAATAATTATCCCAATAGCACAATATCTCGTATCTCCAAGGAGCTAAACTGTTCCAGCCAGACACTAATTACCACCATTGATTCCCTAGCTGAAGACATCGAAAGCTTTGAAATCACAACAGTTAAAATCTATGTAGTAGGCAAATTCGTTAAAGCTGAATTTAACGCTAATTTTTCATTAGATAGCTTGACTCATGAATATTTAAAAAAATCATTTGAATACCGAGTTATTTTAGATTGTTACTTTAATCGAACAAAAAGTACGTCAGAATATGCTAGAGATTTCTTTTTAAGTCAAGCTTCAACCTATCGAAAGATTAACGATGTTAAAGAGGTTTTGGCTAATTTTAATTTAGAGTTACAGCAATCTGGAAATTTACAAATTATCGGGAAAGAAAAATTAATTCGTTATTTTTATTATTCATTTTTTTGGGAAACGCGTTCTAGTGCTAATTGGCCATTTGAATTCGATAAAGATTTAGTTAATGAAATTCATTACTCTTTTATTTCAAATAAATTTCTAGAAGAAAATCGTTTAATTAATGATAACAAACTTGAGCTATGGTATGCGATTATTTTAACGCGTATTGCTGCTGGAAATTATATTGAAACAATTTCTGAAATCCAACAATTAGGAATGACTGCATCAATCTATCAAGAAAATAAAGAAAAGATGCAAGATTTTTTTAAAGAGCTAAGTCCCGAAATTTCATTAAAGAAATGCCAAGCTGAAGTCGATTTTTGTTTTTCGATTACGCTTGTGAATATGCATTATTTAACTTATGATCCCCAAATGGATGGCTTGCTAGAAAGCATCGCAAAAAAAGATCAGATTTATAAAACAGCCTCTTATCAATTTACTGAAGATTTAGATAACTATTTATCGAAGTCTTTAGAAGGTGGTCCATTATTCGTTTTACTGGCTAACTTGTTTAGTGTTCATTTGTATTGTTTTTTATTTGATGGAAATCTTTCACCGTTCGTTGATCAACTAGAGATTCAGAGTTTTGACCGCATTTATCCCTCCTTTTATAAGATGTTAAGTAAGACGTATGTTGAATTTATTTCTCATAAAGAGTTTGCTGAAATCTATCATAATAAAGAACTTCTTTTTCAAAGTTATATGTTGATATTATTTATCTCTGTTGATGTCCAAAACTACACAGAGCCTATCTATGTCTATTTATATTCTTCTCATAGCCGATTATTGGAATTTTTATTGAAAAAAGAATTAAAAAAAATGGGACAATATTATTTGATTTTTGTTAATGAAGTCACCGAAAATACTGATTTGATTTTAGCAGATACATTCAATATTCCTTTTAATTTAATTCAAGAAAGAACCTTAATTTGGGATTCTGTTCCTAGTGATAGCGATTGGGCTAATTTGCGTAGTAAGTTGAGTGAAATTAAGAAAAAGAAAGAATTTAGTAGACTAGGATAA
- the rlmD gene encoding 23S rRNA (uracil(1939)-C(5))-methyltransferase RlmD, with protein MNPQHTIEIGQRFPLTIKRLGINGEGIGYYKRTIVFVKGALPEEEVVAEVTEVMPKFATATIKKIRKKSKNRVVPPCDVYEACGGCQLQHLAYDKQLDFKRDMVLQSLEKFKPAGFEDFDLRPTLGMADPWRYRNKAQFQVRMTEDNQVIAGLYGEGTHQLVDINNCLVQRPETTKVIQAVKKLLTELEIPIYNEIKHSGIVKTIVCRVGIQTGEIQLVLVTNSKKLPKKKQFLEEIKTQLPEVVSIMQNVNQEKTSLVMGDETIHLAGKSSITEKLDDLAFDLSARAFFQLNPEQTAVLYDEARKALKLQANETLVDAYCGVGTIGLSLAKEAKEVRGMDIIPEAIEDAKRNANKMGFEHVRYEVGKAESLLPLWMKRGFKPDALVVDPPRTGLDRELIKAINKAKPKKMVYISCNPSTLARDLVDLGKVYKIDYLQSVDLFPQTARCEVVVRLTAK; from the coding sequence ATGAATCCACAACATACTATTGAGATTGGCCAACGTTTTCCTTTGACTATTAAACGTCTAGGAATTAACGGTGAGGGCATCGGTTATTATAAACGTACGATTGTCTTTGTCAAAGGAGCTTTGCCTGAAGAAGAAGTCGTAGCTGAAGTGACTGAAGTTATGCCTAAGTTTGCCACTGCAACAATTAAAAAAATACGAAAAAAATCTAAAAATCGTGTTGTTCCACCTTGTGACGTTTATGAAGCATGTGGTGGTTGTCAATTACAGCACTTAGCCTATGACAAACAATTAGACTTTAAACGTGATATGGTTTTACAATCCCTAGAAAAATTTAAACCTGCTGGCTTTGAAGACTTTGATCTTCGCCCTACTCTTGGAATGGCTGATCCTTGGCGCTATCGGAACAAAGCTCAATTCCAAGTTCGTATGACTGAAGATAACCAAGTAATTGCGGGGCTTTATGGTGAAGGTACTCATCAGCTAGTTGATATTAATAACTGCTTAGTACAACGTCCAGAAACTACCAAGGTAATCCAAGCTGTCAAAAAATTATTAACTGAATTGGAAATTCCAATCTATAATGAAATTAAGCATAGCGGGATTGTCAAAACGATTGTTTGTCGTGTCGGTATTCAAACTGGTGAAATTCAATTAGTACTCGTAACTAATAGTAAAAAACTACCTAAGAAAAAACAATTTCTTGAAGAAATAAAAACACAGTTGCCTGAAGTCGTTTCAATTATGCAAAACGTGAATCAAGAAAAAACTTCCTTAGTTATGGGAGACGAAACGATTCATTTAGCTGGAAAATCTAGTATTACTGAAAAATTAGATGATCTTGCCTTTGACCTGTCTGCCCGTGCTTTCTTCCAATTAAATCCTGAACAAACTGCTGTCTTATACGATGAAGCACGTAAAGCACTTAAACTACAAGCAAATGAAACTTTAGTTGATGCATATTGTGGAGTTGGAACAATTGGCTTAAGTTTGGCAAAAGAGGCAAAAGAAGTTCGTGGCATGGATATTATTCCAGAAGCAATTGAAGATGCTAAACGTAATGCTAATAAAATGGGCTTTGAACATGTTCGCTATGAAGTTGGAAAAGCAGAGTCTTTATTACCATTATGGATGAAACGTGGTTTTAAACCCGATGCATTAGTCGTGGATCCACCTAGAACTGGTTTAGATCGTGAATTAATTAAAGCAATCAATAAAGCAAAACCTAAAAAAATGGTCTATATTTCTTGTAATCCTTCAACTTTGGCACGTGACTTAGTTGATTTAGGCAAGGTCTATAAAATTGATTATTTACAATCGGTTGATTTATTTCCACAAACTGCTCGTTGTGAAGTTGTTGTAAGACTGACAGCTAAATAA
- a CDS encoding deoxynucleoside kinase — translation MKGADNAVIVLAGMIGAGKSTYTKLISDALDSEAFYESVDDNRILEKFYEDPKRWAFSLQIYFLNTRFRSIKDALQHQNNVLDRSIYEDALFTKINYEEGNMSDAEMDTYLDLLDNMMEELDTMPKKSPDLLIYLRGSLDTVLERIKKRGRSFEQIENNTDLLNYYKHLHSRYDGWFEEYDKSPTLVIDINQHDLENPDDAEKIIALIKERLKEVR, via the coding sequence GTGAAAGGAGCAGATAATGCTGTGATTGTTTTAGCTGGAATGATTGGTGCTGGAAAAAGTACCTATACAAAATTAATTTCAGATGCGTTAGATAGCGAGGCTTTTTATGAAAGTGTTGATGATAATCGTATCTTAGAAAAATTTTATGAGGATCCAAAACGTTGGGCTTTCTCATTACAAATTTATTTTTTAAATACACGTTTTAGAAGCATTAAAGATGCTCTACAGCATCAAAATAATGTATTAGATCGTTCTATTTACGAAGACGCTTTGTTTACTAAAATCAATTATGAAGAAGGCAATATGAGTGATGCCGAAATGGATACGTATTTAGATTTATTGGATAATATGATGGAAGAATTAGATACTATGCCTAAAAAATCTCCAGATTTATTAATCTATCTACGTGGCTCATTAGATACTGTGTTAGAAAGAATCAAAAAACGTGGTCGTTCATTTGAACAAATTGAAAATAACACCGATTTATTAAATTACTATAAACATCTTCACAGTCGGTATGATGGCTGGTTTGAAGAGTATGATAAAAGTCCAACTTTAGTTATTGATATTAATCAACATGATTTAGAAAATCCAGATGATGCTGAAAAAATCATTGCTCTAATTAAAGAAAGATTGAAAGAAGTCCGTTAG